From Triticum aestivum cultivar Chinese Spring unplaced genomic scaffold, IWGSC CS RefSeq v2.1 scaffold34718, whole genome shotgun sequence:
CCTCTGCGTGGTCACACATGTCAACAAATTAAGAGTGGTCAGAGATGCAACAGTTGTAGCTACGTACATTCTCAAAGCACAATGATGGATGTACCCTACCCTTGATCAACTTGAGGAGATCCGCCTCTGGGATGCGAGCGATCTGGAAAGTCCTTCCCGCTTTTTTCTCCCAAAGTGCGATGAGCTCGTTGTGGGACACGATGTTCACCGGCGGCCTCATGTACATGATCTTGTTCAGGGTCCTCGTATCGTCGATTGCTCTCACCGTATAGGCAGCTATGTCCTCTTCCACCACAAACACCCCTGCGTGCGTCCATCGATACAGATCAACACAGGACAGCGTGGATTTACAGTGGCACGAAAAAGGACATGATGCGTGCTTACATACCATTTGCATCTCCATCGCCTAGGACAGTGGTCTTGTCAGACGGAGGACCAGTGCCAACAGCCGTAACATCGCCGATGCTCACAAGGTAGGTTTCGGCGAACCCGTTCCAGCAGACATATGTATGAGGTATACCCTCCGCCTCGATCAGACGGCGAAGGCTGATTTTACCAGCGTAAAGTGTGGTCGCTGGATCCACGGGGTGAACCCGCTCTGGG
This genomic window contains:
- the LOC123178367 gene encoding isoflavone reductase homolog IRL-like; the protein is AEPAGNLCKSFIDSGVALIKGGLFDHGSLVNAIKGADVVISAVGTPQLDEQTRIVMAIKEAGNVIKRFLPSEFGSDPERVHPVDPATTLYAGKISLRRLIEAEGIPHTYVCWNGFAETYLVSIGDVTAVGTGPPSDKTTVLGDGDANGVFVVEEDIAAYTVRAIDDTRTLNKIMYMRPPVNIVSHNELIALWEKKAGRTFQIARIPEADLLKLIKGRVHPSLCFEN